The following are from one region of the Stanieria cyanosphaera PCC 7437 genome:
- a CDS encoding glycosyltransferase family 2 protein gives MITSYKRTEYLEQAIRSVLSQNIGEQEMQIEVVDDCSPLESGQKIAQIVQEVGKGRVTFYHQPQNVGIYNNWNTCINRARGRWIHILSDDDLVMPNFYQAYRQQIEANQCSMVIGQSVSINQQEQWLGISKSLQAYEGLLDNALKKLSRDNPIRTPAIIVAREAYEQVGGFTDSLVYAPDWEMWTRLAANFNVAYVKRPYSQFRCHTGSETNKLVLTATSVADSLAASQIIQLRFDNFQDRQEIKLSVNKWLSNESRYLSNKFASEGYYYSAWIHALWVLRLTPSISSLKNIINVFLKMLKSLLIKLFHSLKFQY, from the coding sequence ATGATTACTAGTTATAAACGTACAGAATATTTAGAGCAAGCTATTAGAAGCGTTTTAAGCCAAAATATTGGTGAACAGGAAATGCAAATAGAAGTTGTAGATGATTGTTCTCCACTAGAAAGTGGACAAAAAATTGCGCAAATTGTCCAAGAAGTTGGTAAAGGTAGAGTTACTTTTTATCATCAACCTCAAAATGTTGGTATCTATAATAACTGGAATACCTGCATTAATCGCGCTCGTGGTCGCTGGATTCATATTTTGAGCGATGATGACCTAGTTATGCCTAATTTTTATCAAGCTTATCGACAACAGATAGAAGCAAATCAATGCTCTATGGTTATAGGGCAGTCAGTTTCCATCAATCAACAAGAGCAATGGCTCGGTATTTCTAAATCGCTTCAAGCCTATGAAGGTTTACTAGATAATGCCCTCAAAAAACTTTCTCGGGATAATCCCATTAGAACGCCAGCAATAATTGTAGCTCGTGAAGCTTATGAACAAGTTGGAGGATTTACTGATTCTCTTGTGTATGCTCCAGATTGGGAAATGTGGACTAGACTAGCTGCTAATTTTAATGTGGCTTATGTTAAAAGACCTTATAGTCAATTTCGTTGTCATACTGGCTCAGAAACTAACAAATTAGTTCTTACTGCTACTTCAGTTGCCGATAGTTTAGCAGCATCACAAATCATTCAATTAAGATTTGATAATTTTCAAGACCGCCAAGAAATTAAACTTTCGGTCAATAAATGGCTTAGTAATGAAAGTCGTTATCTTAGTAATAAATTTGCCAGTGAAGGATACTATTATTCTGCTTGGATTCATGCACTTTGGGTATTGCGATTAACCCCTTCTATTTCATCTTTAAAAAATATAATAAATGTTTTTTTGAAAATGCTTAAGTCATTATTAATAAAGTTATTTCATTCTCTGAAATTTCAATATTAG
- a CDS encoding glycosyltransferase family 4 protein: MKVLHINQSDISGGAAIAGYRLHQSLLNSSIDSRLLVGSAKIQTDRIAKVKRKYPLENKLFRLSKCLGVNYLNLVSTFDITKHKFYQETDILNFHNLHTGYFNYLAIPALTKDKPAVYTLHDMWSFTGHCAYSYDCDRWKQGCGKCPDLNTYPAVTRDSTSWEWKLKDWVYSHSNLAIVTLSNWLTKQVQQSMLSRFPIHHIPNGIDTEAYQPIEAEKCRFILNIPQHKKVLMFGADNVKDSRKGGDLLAKALSDLPESLKAETILLTFGYGGETIGNLVGIKTLNLGYIDSDRIKSIAYSAADLFVFPTRADNLPLVLQESMACGTPMVSFKIGGVPDLVRHNITGYLATPENSQDFCQGIIQLLEDNQLRKKMSENCRDIALQEYSSELQVQRYIKLYKERLSN, translated from the coding sequence ATGAAAGTTTTACACATTAATCAATCTGATATATCTGGTGGAGCAGCGATCGCAGGATATCGACTACATCAAAGTTTATTAAATAGCAGTATTGATTCTCGTTTACTAGTAGGTAGCGCTAAAATTCAAACCGATCGCATAGCTAAAGTTAAACGCAAATATCCTCTAGAAAATAAATTGTTTCGTTTGTCTAAATGTTTAGGAGTTAATTACCTCAACCTTGTTAGTACCTTTGATATAACCAAACACAAGTTTTATCAAGAAACTGACATTTTAAACTTTCATAATCTCCATACTGGATATTTTAACTATCTCGCAATTCCAGCTTTAACCAAAGATAAACCTGCTGTTTATACTCTCCATGATATGTGGAGCTTTACTGGTCATTGTGCCTATAGTTACGATTGCGATCGCTGGAAACAAGGTTGTGGCAAATGTCCAGATCTTAATACTTATCCTGCTGTTACAAGAGATAGTACTTCTTGGGAATGGAAGTTAAAAGATTGGGTTTATAGTCATTCTAATTTAGCTATAGTTACTCTAAGTAATTGGCTGACTAAGCAAGTACAACAAAGTATGCTGAGTCGATTTCCGATTCATCATATTCCTAATGGAATTGATACAGAAGCTTATCAACCGATTGAGGCAGAAAAATGTCGTTTTATTCTAAATATCCCTCAACATAAAAAAGTTTTAATGTTTGGTGCTGATAATGTTAAAGATTCTCGTAAAGGGGGAGATTTATTAGCTAAAGCTTTATCTGATTTACCAGAATCTCTAAAAGCAGAAACTATCTTACTAACTTTTGGTTACGGTGGTGAAACTATTGGTAATCTGGTTGGAATTAAAACTCTAAATCTAGGATATATTGACAGCGATCGCATTAAATCTATTGCCTACTCTGCTGCGGATTTATTTGTGTTTCCTACCCGTGCTGATAACCTACCTTTAGTATTACAAGAAAGCATGGCTTGTGGTACACCAATGGTATCTTTCAAGATTGGCGGTGTTCCCGATTTAGTGCGTCATAATATTACAGGTTATTTAGCTACTCCTGAAAACTCTCAAGATTTTTGTCAGGGAATTATTCAGCTTTTAGAAGATAATCAACTAAGAAAAAAGATGAGTGAAAATTGTCGCGATATTGCACTTCAAGAATATTCTTCAGAGTTGCAAGTCCAACGCTATATCAAGCTATATAAAGAACGATTATCTAATTAA
- a CDS encoding glycosyltransferase family protein: protein MSEISNPHILFISRQPPRQGTGSHIIIERHLKRLEDSNWKISIVAPENTLAKVKLPNTWNVISLPKRRWWWPAFRKHLPLSLKIRIHCWEWECKNNLKNTKISAILADYWDDYSLLAAFLSKKWNIPLSLIIHDQPELWAASKKQELEIAKRTKLVINQAQRIWCVSQELADAYRLNLNPKTRILLPISNGNFLGLCAEKQPSNLNKEFVIAHAGSLHPFQYENFKQIALCLQKINGVFLLIAEQENPTVKKLQQQFDNIKHYPTFKSNTEVMSFLAKNAHCLLVSYSFDLNQQPWAATSFPSKLVEFAHLKIPILILAPLNTAISNWAINNNWLGYVSSLEETELIDILNKIKDEETWLKMAKQSTRLALTKFNPDLIQAQFQSEIAII from the coding sequence ATGTCAGAAATTTCAAATCCACACATTCTTTTTATCTCTAGACAACCGCCTCGACAAGGAACAGGAAGTCACATTATTATTGAACGCCATCTAAAACGACTAGAAGATTCAAATTGGAAAATATCTATTGTAGCCCCAGAAAATACTTTAGCTAAGGTGAAACTGCCTAATACCTGGAATGTTATTTCTCTACCTAAACGGCGATGGTGGTGGCCTGCCTTTAGAAAACATCTTCCCTTATCACTTAAAATACGTATTCATTGTTGGGAATGGGAATGTAAAAATAACTTGAAAAACACAAAAATCTCAGCTATCTTAGCAGATTACTGGGACGACTATTCTTTACTAGCAGCTTTTTTATCTAAAAAATGGAATATTCCTCTTTCTTTGATTATTCATGATCAACCTGAATTATGGGCCGCATCTAAAAAACAAGAGCTAGAAATTGCAAAACGTACCAAACTGGTCATAAATCAAGCTCAAAGAATTTGGTGTGTTTCACAAGAATTAGCTGATGCTTACCGATTAAACCTCAACCCTAAAACTCGAATTCTTCTTCCTATTTCTAATGGTAACTTTTTAGGATTATGTGCAGAAAAACAACCTTCTAATCTTAACAAAGAATTTGTCATTGCTCACGCTGGAAGCTTACATCCATTTCAATATGAAAATTTCAAACAAATAGCTCTATGTTTACAGAAAATTAATGGAGTTTTTTTGCTGATTGCTGAACAAGAAAATCCTACTGTCAAAAAACTACAACAACAGTTTGACAATATCAAACATTATCCAACATTTAAAAGCAACACTGAAGTAATGTCGTTTTTAGCAAAAAATGCTCATTGTCTATTAGTTTCTTATTCTTTTGATCTCAATCAGCAACCATGGGCAGCAACTAGCTTTCCTAGTAAACTAGTTGAATTTGCTCATTTAAAAATACCAATATTAATTTTAGCTCCACTTAATACAGCTATTTCCAATTGGGCAATAAATAACAATTGGTTAGGCTATGTCAGTAGTCTAGAAGAGACAGAATTAATAGATATTTTAAATAAAATAAAAGATGAAGAAACCTGGCTTAAAATGGCAAAACAATCGACGAGGCTAGCTCTAACGAAATTTAATCCCGATTTAATCCAAGCTCAATTTCAATCAGAAATAGCTATTATATGA
- a CDS encoding glycosyltransferase family 4 protein codes for MNMKIAFISYEYPPDTACGGIATYVRQAVSMLSNKGHYIEVFSGSFNENKIQKDNQVIIHRIKASKRQEFTKQVGTIFAQRYQQIKFDVLEAPEIGAEAAEAIKLVPEIPLVVKLHTPSYVLQELFYTPPSFQMKLRRYFGALRRGNIPKPFHNYSYNPDNDLERIYTLKADEITAPSLAIANKLNIDWQVDKQKVIHLPNPYIPSQKLLDIPIKTQTNIITFIGRLEIRKGILDLAKAIPLILNKEPKTKFRFVGSSLPSPNPKLDMHQYLEKKLKLFLPSLEFIGNLPLEKIPSILAETDICVFPSIWENFPYVCLEAMSAGRGIVGSSAGGMAELLDGGKVGKLVPPKSPKSIAKAVIELLQNPEERMKLGEAARQRVLSQYNLERIGALQEASYLRAIEKRQALGARNIAELPQPIYIQT; via the coding sequence ATGAATATGAAAATAGCATTTATTAGTTATGAATATCCTCCAGACACAGCTTGTGGAGGAATTGCCACCTACGTCAGGCAAGCTGTTAGTATGCTATCTAACAAAGGTCATTATATAGAAGTCTTTTCAGGCAGTTTTAATGAAAATAAAATCCAAAAAGATAATCAAGTAATTATTCATCGTATTAAAGCTAGTAAAAGACAAGAATTTACGAAACAAGTAGGAACAATTTTTGCTCAAAGATACCAGCAAATTAAGTTTGATGTTTTGGAAGCTCCAGAAATTGGTGCTGAAGCAGCAGAAGCAATTAAATTAGTTCCAGAAATACCATTAGTAGTTAAATTACATACTCCATCTTATGTTCTTCAGGAGCTTTTTTATACCCCACCCTCTTTTCAAATGAAACTACGTCGCTATTTTGGCGCATTGCGAAGAGGCAATATTCCTAAACCTTTTCACAATTATTCTTATAATCCTGACAACGATCTTGAAAGAATATATACTTTAAAAGCTGATGAAATAACTGCGCCTTCATTAGCAATTGCTAACAAATTAAATATTGATTGGCAAGTAGATAAACAAAAAGTAATTCATTTACCCAATCCTTATATTCCTTCGCAAAAACTGCTAGATATTCCGATAAAAACTCAAACTAATATAATTACTTTTATTGGTAGATTAGAAATTCGCAAAGGAATTCTAGATTTAGCCAAAGCTATTCCTTTAATTCTTAACAAAGAACCCAAAACTAAATTTCGCTTTGTCGGTTCATCATTACCTTCACCGAATCCTAAATTAGATATGCATCAATATCTAGAAAAAAAACTAAAACTTTTTCTTCCTTCTTTAGAATTTATTGGAAATTTACCACTAGAAAAAATTCCTTCGATTTTAGCAGAAACTGACATTTGTGTTTTTCCAAGTATTTGGGAGAATTTTCCTTATGTATGTCTAGAAGCTATGTCTGCTGGCAGAGGAATTGTTGGTAGTAGTGCAGGAGGAATGGCAGAATTATTAGACGGAGGAAAAGTAGGAAAGTTAGTACCGCCAAAAAGTCCTAAAAGTATCGCTAAAGCTGTTATTGAATTACTACAAAATCCTGAAGAGAGAATGAAATTAGGAGAAGCAGCCAGACAAAGAGTTTTGAGTCAATATAATCTGGAGAGAATTGGAGCTTTACAAGAAGCAAGCTATTTAAGGGCTATAGAAAAAAGACAAGCTTTAGGAGCAAGAAATATTGCAGAATTACCTCAACCAATATATATACAAACATGA
- a CDS encoding glycosyltransferase, with product MKTILSIIICTHNPRSEYLDKVLTSLKSQTLPQSQWELILIDNSSEKILASEIDLSWHSFSRHVREEKLGLTNARLRAFQEANADILVFVDDDNILDRNYLKNTIEILERNPNLGAIGGKSLPEFEIQPESWFSALGVPLGLRDLGHEVKVAYWDQETSRNYPAFAPIGAGLVIRKPAAQIYAQRIANNNVRLALGRTGKQLTSGEDNDIVLTLLDAGYGVGYFPELELIHLIPARRLTQKYLARLNRASSRSWVQVLDVHGIRLWKKIPRWTVFLRQIKAFFCYQPWTSPAAYIGWQGACGKLEGQADLL from the coding sequence ATGAAAACTATTCTCAGTATTATTATTTGTACCCATAATCCACGCTCTGAATATCTCGACAAAGTATTAACTTCTCTAAAATCCCAAACATTGCCTCAGTCTCAATGGGAATTAATTTTGATAGATAATAGTAGTGAAAAAATCTTAGCATCAGAAATAGATTTAAGTTGGCATTCTTTCAGTCGTCATGTAAGAGAAGAAAAACTTGGCTTAACTAATGCTAGATTACGAGCATTTCAAGAAGCAAACGCAGACATCTTAGTTTTTGTCGATGACGATAATATACTTGATCGCAACTATCTTAAAAATACAATAGAAATTTTGGAACGAAATCCTAATTTAGGAGCAATTGGAGGTAAATCTTTACCAGAATTTGAAATACAACCAGAATCTTGGTTTTCGGCTCTTGGAGTTCCTCTTGGGTTGCGAGATTTAGGACATGAGGTTAAGGTTGCTTATTGGGATCAAGAAACTTCTCGTAACTATCCTGCTTTTGCCCCTATTGGCGCAGGTTTAGTTATTCGTAAACCAGCAGCACAGATATATGCACAAAGAATTGCTAATAACAACGTAAGATTGGCTTTAGGACGTACTGGCAAACAATTAACATCAGGAGAAGATAACGATATTGTCTTGACTCTTTTAGATGCTGGCTATGGCGTAGGCTATTTTCCTGAGTTAGAGTTGATTCATTTAATTCCTGCTAGACGTTTAACTCAAAAATATTTAGCACGTTTAAACCGAGCTTCCTCTCGTTCTTGGGTTCAGGTTTTGGATGTACATGGTATTAGACTTTGGAAAAAAATTCCTCGATGGACTGTATTTTTAAGACAAATTAAAGCCTTTTTTTGCTATCAACCTTGGACAAGTCCTGCTGCTTATATAGGTTGGCAGGGTGCTTGCGGAAAATTAGAAGGACAAGCTGATTTACTTTAG
- a CDS encoding glycosyl transferase — protein MVNTSFSNPKQLAKYLNLGKIVYSFYYAPKSFLQKCLRIGLINMAIDHIEKLRMEQAAYHLPTIPTYSSPSTPLEIYFLSGKKFWYQTCFCAYSMVQQSKLNIRPVVYDDGTLKPKYIKEIKRIFPNAKIVLVKEIEAYLEKHLPINKFPYLRERRLNYPNLRKLTDIHIGSRGWKLVLDSDMLFFRSPTLLLNWLQSPHQPCYMVDTETSYGYSEILMRSLAGTEIPERLNVGICGLKSDDIDWEQLEFWCRTTVEKEGRHYYQEQALIAMLLANQNCLVAPEEDYIVMPNQEEGINPKAVLHHYVADSKPWYFRYGWKLMFI, from the coding sequence ATGGTTAATACTAGCTTTAGTAACCCGAAACAACTAGCAAAATACCTTAATTTAGGTAAGATTGTTTATAGCTTTTACTATGCACCAAAAAGCTTTTTACAAAAATGTCTGCGGATTGGTCTTATCAATATGGCAATTGACCACATTGAAAAACTGCGGATGGAGCAAGCTGCTTACCACTTACCTACAATTCCTACCTATTCTTCACCCTCAACCCCATTAGAAATTTACTTTTTAAGTGGAAAAAAATTTTGGTATCAAACTTGTTTTTGTGCTTATTCTATGGTGCAACAAAGCAAGCTTAATATACGTCCAGTAGTTTATGATGATGGTACTTTAAAACCAAAATATATCAAAGAAATTAAGCGAATTTTTCCCAACGCCAAAATTGTTCTGGTTAAGGAAATAGAAGCATATTTAGAAAAGCATTTACCAATAAATAAATTTCCTTATCTAAGAGAACGTCGTCTTAACTATCCAAATCTACGAAAACTAACAGATATTCATATTGGTTCTCGTGGTTGGAAATTAGTTCTTGATTCAGATATGCTCTTTTTTCGATCTCCTACTTTGCTCTTGAATTGGTTACAATCTCCTCATCAACCCTGCTATATGGTCGATACAGAAACTTCCTATGGATATTCTGAAATTTTGATGCGTTCCTTAGCTGGAACAGAGATACCCGAACGATTAAATGTCGGTATTTGTGGTTTAAAAAGTGATGATATAGATTGGGAACAATTAGAGTTTTGGTGTCGAACAACTGTTGAAAAAGAAGGTAGGCACTACTATCAAGAACAAGCTCTAATCGCAATGTTACTGGCTAATCAAAATTGTTTGGTTGCTCCTGAAGAAGATTATATAGTTATGCCTAATCAAGAAGAAGGAATTAATCCTAAAGCTGTACTGCATCATTATGTAGCTGATTCTAAGCCTTGGTATTTTCGTTATGGTTGGAAACTAATGTTTATTTGA
- a CDS encoding sulfotransferase, with the protein MITQKIATKIRNKIDYAYNFTKDFAVDNGLIANHNNYQKFIILSSGRSGTNLLISLLQSHTKTRVYSEVFHFHKPVWGYSGMNYKNSAERLAVRNKNLTQYIEQEVYGRYPKNIEAVGFKLLYLHMEKNKEVEQWRQEILKSINNFDNIKIIHLQRNNLLKACLSSAIAIRDNRWIVNNKNNFKDIEPIELSSEQCLRYFEEIQSHQNKYTNLFNGYPMIDIYYEDLCINSNDVTKQIQNFLGIEVQELKTATKKIIQSPLSSQINNYYELKEKFINTPYEEYFTE; encoded by the coding sequence ATGATTACTCAAAAAATAGCAACAAAAATTAGAAACAAAATTGACTATGCTTATAACTTTACTAAAGATTTTGCTGTAGATAATGGACTAATAGCAAATCATAATAACTATCAAAAATTTATTATTTTATCTTCTGGCCGCTCTGGCACTAATTTATTAATAAGTTTACTTCAGTCTCATACTAAAACAAGAGTTTATAGTGAAGTATTCCATTTTCACAAACCTGTATGGGGTTATTCGGGAATGAATTACAAAAATTCAGCAGAGAGATTAGCAGTAAGAAATAAAAATTTAACACAATATATAGAACAAGAGGTATATGGTCGATACCCAAAAAATATTGAAGCTGTAGGATTTAAATTACTTTATTTACATATGGAAAAAAATAAAGAAGTAGAACAGTGGCGACAAGAAATTCTTAAATCTATTAATAATTTTGATAATATAAAAATTATACATTTACAAAGAAATAATCTTCTTAAAGCTTGTCTTTCGTCTGCTATAGCGATCAGAGATAATAGATGGATTGTTAATAACAAAAATAATTTTAAAGATATTGAACCGATAGAACTATCTTCTGAACAATGCTTGCGTTATTTTGAGGAAATACAAAGTCATCAAAATAAATATACTAATCTTTTTAATGGTTATCCAATGATTGATATTTACTACGAAGATTTATGTATTAATTCAAATGATGTAACTAAACAAATTCAAAATTTTTTAGGAATTGAAGTTCAAGAACTAAAAACTGCTACAAAAAAAATAATTCAATCACCATTGTCTTCACAAATCAATAATTATTACGAACTCAAGGAGAAATTTATAAATACTCCTTATGAAGAATATTTTACCGAATAA
- a CDS encoding Stf0 family sulfotransferase — protein sequence MKHTTELTQKFARKFHEYQHQLINKMIDSHFLPSDNNYQKFIIVCNIRTGSTMLCSLLSSHSQILCFFELFHRHLNSVPFSTLGYQNKSKNKTIIDLRNNNPQEFLEQEIYKNHQKKIKAVGFKLLYTQGRTDNPWWNSSEYDRWWKDVGKEPCWNSNQSNLWQYLKENKDIAIIHLKRNNLLEAKVSGITAQTTGNWGIGATGGINKNNVLVKCELNFEECMQDFEALRRMEDEADEFFAEHRKLVITYEELVENTANITNKIQVFLGLKTENLVTQSKKQATCSLLDVIDNYYQLKSQFTNTRWSNFF from the coding sequence ATGAAACATACTACAGAATTAACTCAAAAATTTGCTCGGAAATTTCATGAATATCAACATCAATTAATTAATAAGATGATTGATAGTCATTTTTTACCAAGTGATAATAATTATCAAAAATTTATTATAGTATGTAATATTAGAACTGGCTCAACAATGCTTTGTTCTTTATTGTCTAGTCATAGCCAAATTTTGTGTTTTTTTGAATTATTTCACCGCCATTTAAATTCTGTTCCTTTTTCAACTCTAGGTTATCAAAATAAATCTAAAAATAAAACAATTATTGATTTACGAAATAATAATCCTCAAGAATTTTTAGAACAAGAAATATATAAAAATCATCAGAAAAAAATCAAAGCAGTCGGGTTTAAACTTTTATATACTCAAGGACGTACTGATAATCCTTGGTGGAATTCTTCTGAATATGATAGATGGTGGAAGGATGTCGGTAAAGAACCTTGTTGGAATTCTAATCAATCTAATCTTTGGCAATATTTAAAAGAAAATAAAGATATTGCTATTATTCATTTGAAACGGAATAACTTACTTGAAGCAAAAGTATCTGGAATAACGGCTCAGACTACTGGTAATTGGGGCATTGGCGCAACAGGAGGTATAAATAAAAATAATGTCTTAGTTAAGTGTGAACTAAATTTTGAAGAGTGTATGCAAGATTTTGAAGCTCTCCGTCGAATGGAAGATGAAGCAGATGAGTTTTTTGCTGAACATAGAAAGTTGGTAATTACGTATGAAGAACTTGTAGAAAATACAGCTAATATTACTAATAAAATTCAAGTTTTTTTAGGATTAAAAACTGAAAATTTAGTTACACAAAGTAAAAAGCAGGCTACCTGCTCACTTTTAGATGTAATCGATAATTATTATCAGTTAAAAAGTCAATTTACAAATACTCGCTGGAGTAATTTTTTTTAG
- a CDS encoding glycosyltransferase family 2 protein, producing the protein MAKLTNPLVSILIPCYNSEQNLSETIKSALAQTWKNIEIIIVDDGSTDNSLALAKSFESSIVKVISQENQGQSASENKAFAESQGDFIEYLDADDLLAPDKIERQIKLLENSDSFVASCEWSRFYKSPKEAMFISQPLWKDLDPVDWLVCAWEGHYMMHGATWLIPRKIVEKAGGWDERLSLINDFEYFSRVLLASEGVKFCSGARTYYRSGNTSSLSGSKSTKARQSQFLSLSLGTSNLLAKENSLRTRHVCATVFQRFIYEVYPDVPELSKQAAAKVKELGGSNLKPTGGLMFQFLSKLVGWQQAKKMQKLSYQYGYQKTAVGWKLSKLQEKIIYVMNN; encoded by the coding sequence ATGGCTAAATTAACAAATCCTTTGGTATCAATTCTTATTCCTTGCTATAATTCCGAACAAAATCTTTCTGAAACCATCAAATCTGCATTGGCTCAAACTTGGAAAAATATAGAAATTATCATAGTTGATGATGGTTCAACAGATAATAGTTTGGCTTTAGCAAAAAGTTTTGAATCATCCATTGTTAAAGTTATTAGTCAAGAAAATCAAGGTCAAAGTGCATCAGAAAATAAAGCTTTTGCTGAGTCACAAGGAGATTTTATTGAATATTTAGATGCAGATGATTTATTAGCTCCTGATAAAATAGAACGACAAATAAAACTATTAGAAAATTCGGATTCTTTTGTTGCTTCTTGTGAGTGGTCAAGGTTTTATAAATCTCCTAAAGAAGCTATGTTTATTTCTCAACCTTTGTGGAAAGATTTAGACCCTGTAGATTGGTTAGTTTGTGCATGGGAAGGACATTATATGATGCACGGTGCTACTTGGTTGATTCCTCGCAAAATTGTTGAAAAAGCTGGTGGTTGGGATGAAAGACTATCTTTGATTAACGATTTTGAGTATTTTAGTCGAGTTTTACTAGCTAGTGAAGGAGTGAAATTTTGTTCAGGTGCAAGAACCTACTATAGATCTGGTAATACTAGTAGTTTAAGTGGCAGTAAATCAACTAAAGCTCGACAATCGCAATTTTTATCTCTTAGTTTAGGAACAAGTAATCTTTTAGCAAAAGAAAATAGCCTTCGTACTCGTCATGTTTGTGCTACAGTTTTTCAACGCTTTATTTATGAAGTGTATCCCGATGTTCCTGAGTTGAGTAAACAAGCAGCAGCAAAAGTGAAAGAACTAGGTGGTTCAAACCTTAAACCTACTGGCGGATTAATGTTTCAATTCTTATCTAAACTTGTTGGTTGGCAACAAGCAAAAAAAATGCAAAAACTATCTTATCAGTATGGTTATCAAAAAACTGCGGTAGGTTGGAAATTATCCAAACTACAAGAAAAAATTATTTATGTAATGAATAATTGA